In Sphingobacterium sp. SYP-B4668, the sequence AATTGACTGAACACGGTTTGCAGTGCCTCTGGGTCATTCAATGCAATGACGATAGTTTCTTCTGCAAAAGATTTGGGTACACCTGCTGATGATGTTTCGCCAAAGGTTACCAAACCTGAGCCAGCTTTTACTAATAGTGAATCGGAGTGACCGTGATAGCACCCCTCGAATTTGATAATCTTATCTCTTTTGGTGTAGCCGCGAGCCAATCGAATTGCCGACATGACGGCTTCTGTACCTGAACTTACAAAACGAATTTTCTCCATGTAATTGTTATTGGACAGAATGAGGTCGGCAAGGTCATTTTCCAGTGCTGTTGGGGCTCCAAAACTCAATCCTTTCTCCAATTGACTGGCGACGGCGTTACGTACCTCAGCATTGTTATGTCCTAAAATAAGGGGTCCCCAGGAACAACAAAAATCAATGAATTCATTCCCGTCAGCATCCCATAAATGGGCTTTATCGCCACGCTCGATGAATAGAGGAGATCCATATACGGATTTGAAAGCTCTTACTGGAGAATTGACCCCGCCGGGAAAATATTGTTTTGCTTTTTCAAATAGTTCTTTAGATTTTTCCCTTGAAATATCAGGATAGAATGTGTTGCTCATAGTTGTCGTTGTTATCGCTCCAAAATTATCTATTTATTTGCGAATAACCACTTTTGATTAGAACTATGAGGTTAGATTGACAATAAGAAGTTGATTGGACATAAAATAAATATGCCCGAAACATGTGTTCGGGCATATGGATTATTTTAACCAACCTTTTTCCAGTACTTCTTTGGAATGATAGGTTAGGATTGCAGTTGCCCCCGCTCTTCTGAAACTTAGCAATGTTTCCATTATGGAGCGTTCTTCATCTAACCAACCGTTTTGAGCAGCGGCCTTCAGCATCGCATACTCACCGCTCACATTATATGCTGCAATAGGTAAATCAAAGTTGTCTGCCAATAACTTGATGATATCCAAATAAGGGAGACCGGGCTTGACCATCAAGAAATCTGCGCCTTCTTCGGCATCTAGTTGTGCTTCAATCAGAGCTTCTCTTGAATTGGCGGGATTCATCTGGTAGGTTTTTTTATCACCATGCTTTGGTGCCGACCCTAAAGCATCGCGGAATGGACCATAGAATGCGGAAGCATATTTGGCGGTATAGGACATTAGAGAGACCTCGGTAAAACCATTTTTATCAAGTATATTGCGAATGTATCCAATTCGACCATCCATCATATCTGATGGCGCGATAATATCTGCACCCGCCTGCGCATGAGCTAACGCCATTTTACCTAATACATCCAGGGTTTCATCGTTCAATATCCTGCCACTTTCAACGATTCCGTCGTGTCCATCGCTACTGTAGGGGTCCATCGCGACATCTGTCACTACGCACGCCTCTGGAAAATTTTTCTTTACTTCTTCGATGGCACGCGTGTATAGATTTCCGCTTCGGTAACTTTCGGTTGCATACTTATCCTTTAAGGCTTCTTCTATATTAGGGAAGAGATCAAAAGATTTTAAGCCTAGAGCTAAGCAACTTTCGACTTCACGTAAAAGATTATCAATCGAATATCGATAGATGCCAGGCATCGAAGAAACTTCAGTTTTCTGGTTTTTCCCCTCTACTATAAATAAAGGAAAGATTAAATTAGACGCGTCTAAACGTGTCTCTTGAATCATGTCGCGAATCACGGCAGATTTACGATTTCTTCTAGGACGTTGTAACATGTTGTTTTGATATTAGATAAGGGCGTATAAATGGGAGCAATCCCTTTTACACTACCTTTTAATTGCTTTTTTGAATGTTAGTACTTCAATCCGAACACCGCCTCTGCAAGGCCTATTTCATCTGGAGAATAAGGAGTGACGTAGGGTAACCCCATTTCCTCAATCTTGGCACCGGTTGACTTTCCTATTGATATGATTTGTTGCCCAGGTTCGATGAGGTTATCATTGAAATAAGCCTCTACATTGCTTGGGCTAGTAAAGATCAGGACATCGGCAGCAGAGGCTGCTACGTCTTCTTCCAGTACTGTCTCGTAAACAGGCATGTCGATTATTTTCGTGCCTGCGGTCATCGCTTTTTGAATGGTTTCTAACGAACCTTTAGCTCTAGGAAACAATACGGTCTGTCCATCGGCAATCTTTGCAAATTCGTGGCCGATTTCATCGGTATGTATACCGAAGTCATCACCTGAAAAATCTGCTATACGATCATACTTGCGTAAAGCTTCTTCAGAGCCTCTGCCTACGACACCTATTTTAGTGTGTTTGCGGAGTTGGGGCTCCAAAGCAAAGAAATGATCAATTCCATTCTTGCTAGCAAAGAATACCCAGTCTACATGTTTAAGGATGAATGGGTCTAATTTGTTGATAACAGGATATATTCGTATTAATGAACGAGCGTCGATGACGATATTATGTTTGGCCAATGCACGGGCAAAATAGGTGTTTTCATCAATATCCCTAGAAATGAATACTGACCCTGGAAGTTTTCGGTCTTTAGCAAATTTCGCAAAAATCTCTTCGGCCATTCCATCAGTTGTATCCCTTTGGATATACAGACGGTCAGGGAATTCATCGCTGGTATCGGCTACTGATGTCCAAGCTTCATACTTGTTGTCAACTTTGCGGCAATAGCAGCCTAGAGGGGCGTGACAGCCAGCATCAAATAGATTAAGTACTTTTCTTTCAACTGCTATGACCTCTGCTACAGCAGCATCATGGATTGCTTGCAATGTTTGGAAGAGCTCTTGGTCGTTTTCTCGGATTTGAATTGCCAATACTCCTTGAGCTGGTGCTGGAATGATTTCTACTGGTGGAATCTCTTCTACATGAAATTCTGAAAGATCCATTTCAATGCGCTCTATGCCCGCTTTTGCTAATACAATCGCATCATAGTTCTCATCTCTCAACTTTTGAATACGTGTTTGAAGATTGCCTCTCAAGTCGTCAAACTCTAAATCTGGACGTAGAGAGAGCAATTGAGCTTTTCTTCGGTTGGAGGAAGTGCCTACCGTAGCGTTATGTTTTAAGGACAGACGCTTTTTGATATCAACACAGTCTTTTAGTACAATTAATAGTTCGGCAGGATTTTCGCGCTCGGACACTGCTGCTATAATTAACCCAGGAGGATTTACAGTAGGGAGGTCTTTATGTGAATGAACAGCGAGGTCAATGGTTCCGGAAAGCAATTCTTCCTCTAACTCTTTTGTGAAGAATCCCTTTCCTTCTAATTTGTCAAGTCTCAGGTGTTGTATGATATCACCTTGGGTTTTGATTACTTTTAAGTCGGCTTCGATGCCTACGTCGGCAAGTCTATCTTTGATATGGTTAGCTTGCCACATTGCAAGAGCGCTTCCGCGGGTTCCAATGATTAATTTTCTGTTCACGTTATACTATATTAAATAGATTAGAATATGATAGCGCAAATTTAGCCAAATAGATGTACAATGCCGACATAGCACTGTCAGAATATATCGATTTTTAAGAAAAAGGAATATGCAAATCTAGTTGTTGTCGATATCTGTAGATTTTACCAAGATTTCTTTGGCCATGACCATGGGGACTTTTATGTATTTTTTCTCCATGTAACTGATGACCTTCTCCAAAACCTCTCTTGCTTGTGGGTCAAGCTTATTCAAGTCTTGTGCAAATACTTCATTCATTGCGAAGGATTTAATTTCCTTGATTTTTTCAGGAACTTGACGCATTGCTATTTCTACGCGTCGCTGTTTTACAATGGGGAGGAACTCTTCTATGTTTTGTTTGATGATGAGTTCTGCACTGGAAAGTTCATCATAACGCTCCTGTATATTCTTCTCAGCAATTGCCTGTAGGCTACTGACCTCGATATAATGTATTGGATATTTGGCAATGACCGCTGCGTCGATGTCATTCGGAATGGCTAGGTCGACAATTATTTTCTTGTCTGTCTCCCCGTTTAACAAAGATTGATACATCTCTTCATTGACAATCGAATCAGGGGCACCAGTACAAGTAATCAATATGTCAAACCCATTTTTGTAATCTTTCAAAGCACTCAATGGATAGATAGGTGCATCAAGTTCAGCGGCAAGTACTTTTGCATTTTCAACTGTACGGTTGAAGATAACAAAGTTTGTAAATTTATGCTTTTGTAGGTATTTCGCAAGATTCTGATTGGTCTCTCCTGAGCCTATGACCAAAATTCTTGGGTTTTTGCTTAATTTTAACTCTCTGAGTTTACGATAAGCAAGTGATACGACCGAAATAGGGTTTCTAGATATTTTAGTATAGGTGTAGACCTCTTTAGCGGTCTTAATCAGGCGATCCATCATCAATCTTAGAAAGTCTCCTGTAAAACCAGCTTCTTTGCACTTTTCGTATGCACGTCGTACTTGCGCAAGTATTTCTTTTTCGCCAACTACTAAGCTCTCTAGTGAACAGGACATACGTAAAAGATGGTTGAGCGCATCTAGACCTTCATAACGATTGACCTGTCCAAGGTAGCATTGAAGACGTTCTTGAGGGACACAAAAGTTTAGTTTCTCCATAAACTTTGCCACAAAGTCGTCACTTAATTCATAGGCTCCATAAAAGACAAACTCGACACGATTGCATGTGCCGATATAGAAAATCTCAGGAATATCAAGACTATGTTTTAAGTTGACCAATCTGCTCTCTAGCTCTTCATTACAAATGACTAGATTGCCAAGGTCTTTAAGCTCGACATGCTTATGTGTAAATGCTATAACTTTTAAATTCTTCAAAGCTAAATCTTGTTGCTCACTATATTAGTTGTGCAAATGTAGGTTAAAGCGGCATGTGTTCTGTCAAAAATCTGTCATACACAAGAATTTAGAACGATTATAAATAATGTTAAATTATTGTTAATTATCTGTTTTTCAAAAAATTACATTTGTTGTTTACAAAAAATAGTGACCATTATCATTTTTTGTCAATTTTAAAAGACTTGAGATATTGTATAAAATGATAAAGACTACAGTGGTTGTAGGGTAGTTTGTAAGGTTGTTATATAGGGTCACCTATGAACCCACTTTTCATTTTTTTTACATGAAGATATAGGCAACTATAGTTACTTTTGATGGATTTATAAATAATTTGAGAGTATGTTGATTGTTCGTAAAAAGTTTGTTTTGGTGGGATTATTCCTATGTTTGATTTCCGGAATATTACCGATGTTAAAGGTTCCTATAAAGGGCAATTGGAATCTATATCAAACCGATGAGGCTTTATTCTTTATCACCTATATCATTGTTGGTATAACTGGCCTATTATTCTTTGTTAGGCAACTAGGGTTTTATAGATTAATGGCAAGAGTTACTGCCGTGTGGTATCTAATTAGTGTTTCTGCAGTTTTTTTTAAGATTAACAACTATTTTGGATGGAAGTTTGCGGACGGTATACTTTCTAAATCTATACATATGCGATGGGGATGGATCGTATACCTTCTAGGAGTTCTGTGTTTGCTCCTTAGTACTTGGCAACCTCGTAAGGTGAGAGAAGGTGCTGAAGAATAGAAAATAGGGCGGAGTTACCAGCCCTATTTTCTATTCGGTCTATTCGAAATAAAGTGTGATTTCAATTTGTCAAGACCAATTTCCTCTTTATTGTCCAATTCATAATACCATATTTTTTCACCCAAAGTGGTATTGAGATGTTTGGTCTCTGTCAGGTCTATAGGACGGACACGTTGCTCTCTATCCAATAGTTCATTTGCCTTATGGAGTGATGATCGATGTCTAAGGATTTGAAAGTGAAAGATGGGCCAGTTTCCTACATTACTGAAATTGGCGGAAAAGAAAGCAGAAGCACTGTGCTTGTCTACTTTTTCTGCGAATATTCCCTTTACTTTGTTGTTGTGGACTTCGGAGATACTGACCAGTAGTTCGTAAGAAGTCATATTGATGATATGTAGCTTTGCTAAGCCTTCTTTTTGATCGCCCGAGATTCCTAATAATATGCCGTTTTCTATAAATTGTGTCGGTTCCACAATCGTTTTCACTTCTTCTTGTTCATCATCTTCGCGTTGCATGTTGCCATGCACTAAGGTGACTTTATTGCTGAGTACGGGGATTTCAAATCCTGTATCATCTGTCACACCGATGATATCATTGTGTTGAAAAGATGTGATGTGGCCTTCGATTGGTTCGTCGACGAATCTGACCAAGTCTCCTATTTTAAATTTCATCTCGTTATTTTTTAATTCATTATTATCTGTTTCCAAAGATATCCATACAGCCTTTAACGTTTTTAAATGCTGATGAGAGCTGGATGGGGTGATATTTGATTTTTGGTATCAAAATCATTTATTTTTCAGTTTCATCTGTATCTACTTTAAAGTAATTTGGCCTCTGTTCCACTTGCCAAAGATAGTTTTCCTCCTACTTCAGTTGAAAGTCAATTACATGTAATAACATTTCCAAATCCCTTGGGTCGTTATACAGGTGGAATCCTATTCGGATGCCATTACCTCGAGGAAAGCACTTAATACCATTGTCCATTAACGTTGAGAAATGATGCGGTTCAATTTGTAGATTGAAGATATTGCTGGATACTTGCCTTTTGCTGATTATGGTGGATAAGATACCTCGGGCCTCAAATTCTGCTTTTGCTGCAGCTGTCAATTCTTTTGTAAAAGCAGATGTGCGTTCTATAGTAAGCTTCTCTAGAAAATGTAAGGATTGCTGGAGCGTGCCTTGTGCTAAAGTGTCTACATGACCTGGTTCAAAGTATAATTGAAGTATCGTTTTCCCTTCCCACATTTTTTCAAAAGTTGGTGTTTGCTGTTGAGCTTCCCTATATAAATAGTTCCTGGTTTTTTCATTGAGGATGAAGAAGCCATTTCCAAAACCCGACATCAACCACTTGTATCCACTGCATCCTATGGCATCGAAACCCGAAGTGTCAAAATGGAAAGCTTCGGTACCTAAAAATTGCGTGCCATCTCCAATAATCATCATATCGGGGTAGCGGTGCTTTAGTTCTTGGACAAACGACAGATCTATTTTTATGCCCGAAATATATTGGACGATACTTAGGATAAATACATCTGGTTTGTAATGTCCGATGGCTTCTATTACGTTTTGTTCCAAATTTTCATTGACTTCAACAAACGTATGGTCGAAATCTCGGCTTATTACTGGGAAATTTACTGACGGATAGTCATCGGCTAATAGCAGTATACGAGCATCTTTTGGAAGACCATTCAATAAGACATTAAATCCAATTGAAAAGTTAGGTGTACAAAAGATATTAAGGGAAGTAGTTCCAAAAAAACGTGCAATAGATTGCTTTACTTGATTTATAAATGCGCCCTGTTGTTCTCGCAAGTCGGTAGCAGTTTCGAAAAATGCGATATCCCGTTCTGCTCGCCACTGTTTTATTTCTGAAGGAATCAATCCAGAGCCTGGCGTAGAAAGATAAGCGATATCTTCAGGGATATCAAAGTAGGTTTTATAAGATGATTGCATGCGTTAAATATTAAGCATCTCTAAATAATCTTCCTGTGAAATCATCTCGCCACCCATAGAGGCAAGGTGATCCGTATGGAATTGACAATCTACAAATTTGAGATTAAAAAAATGGAATAAATCTATCAATGCTATTTTCGAAGCATTTGAGGTTTCTGAAAACATGCTCTCGCCACAAAATATTCCGGTTGTTGCCATGACGCCATACAATCCACCTACAAGGTTTTTTCCTTCCCATACCTCTATAGAGTGTGCATATCCACAATTATATAGCGTGATGTAAGCTTGGATCATGTCATGTGTAATCCACGTGCCCTCTTGGTCTTTTCTACTGATTTGGGCACATCGTTGAATGACTGTGGCAAATGACTGGTTACAAGTGGTCGTATAGATGCCTTTCCTAATGGTTTGTCGCATACTCTTGCTGACTCGTAGACGCTCTGGAAAGATGACAAAACGATTATGGGGAGCGTACCATAATATAGGGGAATCATCACTAAACCATGGAAATATGCCATTTTCGTATGCAAGTATCAATCTTTCTGTTGAAAGATCTCCTCCGATTGCTAGTAGCCCATCGTCATCAGCATAGCTGGGATGAGGGAATGTAAGCTCGTTTTTGTCTAGTTGAAAAATCATGACATTAAAAAACCAGATTGCTAATCTGGTTGTCTTGGCTCTTTACTGATTTTGTCAAATATTTTGTCCATATGTTCGACATACTCATTGGTGTCATCGAGGAAAAACTCTAGTTGAGGGACGATTCGCGCTTGGTTTTTAATTCTCGAACCAAGCTTATATCTAATTTCGGTTGTCTTAGTCCTTACAGCTTTGATGTCCTCTTGCGCTGTAGCTGTATTTAGGAAACTGAGGTAAACCCTTGCTATTGCTAGATCAGGTGTGACGCGCACCCGCGTGACTGTGATAAATGCACCGGGCGCCCAATGGTTTCCTTCTCGTTGAAATAGCTCTGCTAAATCCTGCTGAATGACCCCCGCAAATCGTTGCTGTCTTTTGCTTTCTGTTGCCATAGTTGGGTGACTTGATATTTGAATAGTGAATTGATGACAAATGTACGGTTTATTTTTTTAATAATTCTTCACGTAGAGGTACTTCAAGGGGAAATAAAAAAGGCCTGTCGTGGGTGTTGACGGGCCTTTTGCTCAAAATTAGTTTATAATTGGTTAGGTTGTAATATTTTTCAAGTTTTAAGACTTTAGGGTCTATCATAGTTGGTTTATTTTGCTTTTGAAAAAGGTGAGTATTAGCTCATCCGTCCTTTTTCCTTCTTTCCATTCTCCCTTTGTTGTCACAAACATATGGATATAAATCCTTTGCACAAAGTGTTATCTCAAAAAAAAGTAACCGATCACTTACTTATTGTGTTTCGATAAATTGTAAAAAAAGGCCTACCAATATCAAGACACAAGCTTTTAAGCTGTTTGAACATCTTAAATTTTTTTTGTTAACACAGTATTAAGTCAATATTAATACTGTGTTAACTTCCGTTTTAGAATGCGCGCTCCTCCAGATGCTTGTCCATGTCAATCAGATCAACTCCTTTTTCCCACCAGTCGGGAGATTTTTCATTTTTCAAAAAGTGATCAAAATACTCCATCATTCGGACGGCATAGTCTTTTTTGTTTTCTTCTTTTACCAATCCGTGGTTTTCGCCATTGTAAGTGAGCATCACAACAGGTTTGTTCAGTCTACGGAGTCCGTTATAGTACTCGATACCTTGAGTATAATCTACAGCACCATCTTTGTCATTGTGCAATAGTAGGAGTGGTGTATTTACTTTTTTGATATGGAAGATTGGGGAGTTTTGGGCATAAGCTTCCCAATTGTCCCAGTATCCCGTGGTTAGTCTTCCCTGGCTTGATTCAAATATCGCTTGGTTGGAGCTTCCCGAATTCCAGTAAATTAAGCTGTACATGGATATCATGTTCGTCAAAGCCGCGCCCGCTGCTGCCGCTTTGAATATATTTGTCTGTGTTATTAAGAATGACGTTTGGTACCCTCCCCATGAGTGACCGTGAATACCTACATTCTTTTCGTCAACAATACCTGTCGCTATGGCGGCTTTCACCGCTGGAACCACGCAAGCTACCGCCGACATTCCGGGTTGATTCAATTGATAAGTGATGTCTGGCATCAAAACAGCATATCCGTTGCTGGTGTACATTGCTCTATTAAATCCACCTCCAGGAAAAGCAGGCATGGAGTAGGCATTCAATTCGTCTGTCAGGCGCTCATATATGTAGGTTATTGTCGGATAAGTTTTCCCTTCTACGTAGTTGGCGGGTAAGTAAAGAGAGGCTTGTAAAGTGTCTCCGAAATCATTTACATAAGAAATCAATCTGACCCCCGATGAAAAAGCAAATTTGTTTTGATCAGGAGTGTTGCTAGTGAGTTGTACTGCTGCGTCCAATGTCTTTTGTTGAGATGCAAAGACTTCAGGTGATTTGGTACTACTCTGCTTATTAAAGAAAAATGTGCTCCCTTCTTCAGCCTTTCCATTAAGTCCATATCTATTCGAGTCGAGAAACAGGATTTTTATCTTCTGCGTGCCAGGAGCTAATATCCCAATCCCTGAATTTTTTGTTTTATCGTCAAAAATTCCAAAATATTGGTCTTTTTTTAGATCAATGTTTTTGTCCTTCTCATAGATACGGTATACTCCTTGTGCCACTAAGCCGCTTTTTTTAAAGTTGGCTGTCAATTGTACAATAGATTGGCCGTCCTGACTGATTTTCCATAGATCATTGTTATCGCGAATGAGCAGATATTTACTATCTGCTGTCCATCCATAACTTGGTGTCGCCGGACGGTCAATATTGTGGTCTGATTTATTATCTATAAATGAGCTTTGGATTTTGGCGGTAATGTTTTGAGATTTCAAACTCTTCAAATTCATTACATAGTAAGCTCCATCTTGGTAATAGGATATCCATTCGCTGTTAGGTGCGAATTGGAATCCACCTCTGGAGGCGTTCATGTAGAACTTTTTGATGAGCAGCTGCTTTTGTCCACTATGGACATCAACGAGGTAGATGTCTGCATAAGACTGACCATTGAGGTTGCTTTCCAATTCATATTCGCTGATATCATATGATAGGGCGAGTTGTTGACTAGGAGCCAATTGTACGGATTTGAATATGCTATCTCCAAGTTGTACAAATCGGTTTTCATCGATATGATATACCCCCAATGCATTGAAGTTTTTGTCACGCATGAGTTGGTTTTTCTGGGCCGATTGAAGGCGCTTATCCTGCCAGTTCCAGATAATCATATCTGGTTTTTTGATGGATTTTTTATCCACCACTGGCTTTTTGTCTTTCTTATTCGAGGTAATCTTCGTAGAATCTGCAGTAGTATTTGTACTGTCAGTAGTTTGTTTTGCAATAAGATCCTGTGTACTCAAGGTATCCTTTTTTCCAACCGATACCGTCTTTTCAATCTCTTTTTTCTCATCTCGCTCTATTTTTGCAATCCCAAAGAAGATAGATTTTAAATCTTTGGACCAATATGGTGTGCTGTTCGAGCTAATTCCAAATCCTTCTGTAATGTCTTTGTTGGCTAGACCATTATATTGGGTAATCTTGGTCAAATCTCCATTGAGATCTTTGACAGCAATTGCAGTATATAGCAAATCTCGGTATCCTTTTTCCTTTTTGCTTTTTATTAATGTGAATGCCGTACCTTCTTCGTTCCAATTAATCTTTGAAAAAGACGCTTTATCGTTGGCCAATGCCGTAATCAATCCTGTTTTCATATCACGGATGAATACCCCGTTTCCATTTTCTCCGGCAGCGTCTACTGTGAATGCCAAATAAGACCCGGCTTTATTAAAGCTGTAGTCGGAGACATTTCCAATATTATAACTTTTTTTCGTGAGCAGGTTGTACAATAGTAGATCTGCTCCTTTGAATGTGTTGGAAGCTTGTCCTGTCGGTGAAAAACTAACCGCTAGCCAAGATCCGTCATCAGCTGAAAAGGTGAAACTTTTTACGTTTTCAAATACGACGCTGGATGTGTCTTGTAGTGAGACAACCCTCAATTTCTTAGTAGGGGTCTTTTTTTGTTGTACAAGCGCTTTAATTTCTTTTGTTTTAGGAGACTCCATAAAACCGACGAAATTACTGTTCTGGC encodes:
- the hemB gene encoding porphobilinogen synthase, whose amino-acid sequence is MLQRPRRNRKSAVIRDMIQETRLDASNLIFPLFIVEGKNQKTEVSSMPGIYRYSIDNLLREVESCLALGLKSFDLFPNIEEALKDKYATESYRSGNLYTRAIEEVKKNFPEACVVTDVAMDPYSSDGHDGIVESGRILNDETLDVLGKMALAHAQAGADIIAPSDMMDGRIGYIRNILDKNGFTEVSLMSYTAKYASAFYGPFRDALGSAPKHGDKKTYQMNPANSREALIEAQLDAEEGADFLMVKPGLPYLDIIKLLADNFDLPIAAYNVSGEYAMLKAAAQNGWLDEERSIMETLLSFRRAGATAILTYHSKEVLEKGWLK
- the hemC gene encoding hydroxymethylbilane synthase, whose protein sequence is MNRKLIIGTRGSALAMWQANHIKDRLADVGIEADLKVIKTQGDIIQHLRLDKLEGKGFFTKELEEELLSGTIDLAVHSHKDLPTVNPPGLIIAAVSERENPAELLIVLKDCVDIKKRLSLKHNATVGTSSNRRKAQLLSLRPDLEFDDLRGNLQTRIQKLRDENYDAIVLAKAGIERIEMDLSEFHVEEIPPVEIIPAPAQGVLAIQIRENDQELFQTLQAIHDAAVAEVIAVERKVLNLFDAGCHAPLGCYCRKVDNKYEAWTSVADTSDEFPDRLYIQRDTTDGMAEEIFAKFAKDRKLPGSVFISRDIDENTYFARALAKHNIVIDARSLIRIYPVINKLDPFILKHVDWVFFASKNGIDHFFALEPQLRKHTKIGVVGRGSEEALRKYDRIADFSGDDFGIHTDEIGHEFAKIADGQTVLFPRAKGSLETIQKAMTAGTKIIDMPVYETVLEEDVAASAADVLIFTSPSNVEAYFNDNLIEPGQQIISIGKSTGAKIEEMGLPYVTPYSPDEIGLAEAVFGLKY
- the hemA gene encoding glutamyl-tRNA reductase is translated as MKNLKVIAFTHKHVELKDLGNLVICNEELESRLVNLKHSLDIPEIFYIGTCNRVEFVFYGAYELSDDFVAKFMEKLNFCVPQERLQCYLGQVNRYEGLDALNHLLRMSCSLESLVVGEKEILAQVRRAYEKCKEAGFTGDFLRLMMDRLIKTAKEVYTYTKISRNPISVVSLAYRKLRELKLSKNPRILVIGSGETNQNLAKYLQKHKFTNFVIFNRTVENAKVLAAELDAPIYPLSALKDYKNGFDILITCTGAPDSIVNEEMYQSLLNGETDKKIIVDLAIPNDIDAAVIAKYPIHYIEVSSLQAIAEKNIQERYDELSSAELIIKQNIEEFLPIVKQRRVEIAMRQVPEKIKEIKSFAMNEVFAQDLNKLDPQAREVLEKVISYMEKKYIKVPMVMAKEILVKSTDIDNN
- a CDS encoding aminotransferase class V-fold PLP-dependent enzyme, coding for MQSSYKTYFDIPEDIAYLSTPGSGLIPSEIKQWRAERDIAFFETATDLREQQGAFINQVKQSIARFFGTTSLNIFCTPNFSIGFNVLLNGLPKDARILLLADDYPSVNFPVISRDFDHTFVEVNENLEQNVIEAIGHYKPDVFILSIVQYISGIKIDLSFVQELKHRYPDMMIIGDGTQFLGTEAFHFDTSGFDAIGCSGYKWLMSGFGNGFFILNEKTRNYLYREAQQQTPTFEKMWEGKTILQLYFEPGHVDTLAQGTLQQSLHFLEKLTIERTSAFTKELTAAAKAEFEARGILSTIISKRQVSSNIFNLQIEPHHFSTLMDNGIKCFPRGNGIRIGFHLYNDPRDLEMLLHVIDFQLK
- the aat gene encoding leucyl/phenylalanyl-tRNA--protein transferase, with the translated sequence MIFQLDKNELTFPHPSYADDDGLLAIGGDLSTERLILAYENGIFPWFSDDSPILWYAPHNRFVIFPERLRVSKSMRQTIRKGIYTTTCNQSFATVIQRCAQISRKDQEGTWITHDMIQAYITLYNCGYAHSIEVWEGKNLVGGLYGVMATTGIFCGESMFSETSNASKIALIDLFHFFNLKFVDCQFHTDHLASMGGEMISQEDYLEMLNI
- the rbfA gene encoding 30S ribosome-binding factor RbfA, which encodes MATESKRQQRFAGVIQQDLAELFQREGNHWAPGAFITVTRVRVTPDLAIARVYLSFLNTATAQEDIKAVRTKTTEIRYKLGSRIKNQARIVPQLEFFLDDTNEYVEHMDKIFDKISKEPRQPD
- a CDS encoding alpha/beta hydrolase family protein gives rise to the protein MKKLKLISCIALLCTYCNITQGQAKSALKWTDIPSWNFTRTSGSSYSNNGQWFASVAGPTEGDLTLTIRKVIDTARFNYPIGGQSSQIIFSQNSNFVGFMESPKTKEIKALVQQKKTPTKKLRVVSLQDTSSVVFENVKSFTFSADDGSWLAVSFSPTGQASNTFKGADLLLYNLLTKKSYNIGNVSDYSFNKAGSYLAFTVDAAGENGNGVFIRDMKTGLITALANDKASFSKINWNEEGTAFTLIKSKKEKGYRDLLYTAIAVKDLNGDLTKITQYNGLANKDITEGFGISSNSTPYWSKDLKSIFFGIAKIERDEKKEIEKTVSVGKKDTLSTQDLIAKQTTDSTNTTADSTKITSNKKDKKPVVDKKSIKKPDMIIWNWQDKRLQSAQKNQLMRDKNFNALGVYHIDENRFVQLGDSIFKSVQLAPSQQLALSYDISEYELESNLNGQSYADIYLVDVHSGQKQLLIKKFYMNASRGGFQFAPNSEWISYYQDGAYYVMNLKSLKSQNITAKIQSSFIDNKSDHNIDRPATPSYGWTADSKYLLIRDNNDLWKISQDGQSIVQLTANFKKSGLVAQGVYRIYEKDKNIDLKKDQYFGIFDDKTKNSGIGILAPGTQKIKILFLDSNRYGLNGKAEEGSTFFFNKQSSTKSPEVFASQQKTLDAAVQLTSNTPDQNKFAFSSGVRLISYVNDFGDTLQASLYLPANYVEGKTYPTITYIYERLTDELNAYSMPAFPGGGFNRAMYTSNGYAVLMPDITYQLNQPGMSAVACVVPAVKAAIATGIVDEKNVGIHGHSWGGYQTSFLITQTNIFKAAAAGAALTNMISMYSLIYWNSGSSNQAIFESSQGRLTTGYWDNWEAYAQNSPIFHIKKVNTPLLLLHNDKDGAVDYTQGIEYYNGLRRLNKPVVMLTYNGENHGLVKEENKKDYAVRMMEYFDHFLKNEKSPDWWEKGVDLIDMDKHLEERAF